The sequence below is a genomic window from Coffea arabica cultivar ET-39 chromosome 4c, Coffea Arabica ET-39 HiFi, whole genome shotgun sequence.
CATAACTTACTATCAAATTAAAATGAAGACAGCAGGGCTGAATCCAATCGGCCTTGTATTATTTTGCAAGCATTCATGTGGAAAATGAAACAGCCAATGGAATGGAATGGTCGTACAACTCCCTCCTTGCCAGAACTTTATTCATTCTATATCTATCGACGAAATACATCATATATACCCTGTTTACTAATCGAAAGAACGATTATTTTTCCTATCTAATGTGTATCTGATCATGTATAGACGCATGACTCATGTacgttttaaattttatatctATAACATGTATTTAAATTCGTTAATATATGCATACGCTGTCAGTGtacaaaatatatttattaaaaCAAAATCTTTTAATTTATAAATTTCTCAAGTTCATTATCATGTTTTCATGACTAAGTTAACCGATGAAAAAAGGCACTCAATTGACGGAACTTTTCAACATAAGTAGATAACGTCCCAACAGAATTCAGCCAAAACTTTCGTCGTCCTCTCACGTGCCCGGCGTGTGGATTAGAAGCATTCAGTCCTTCGCGCCTTGCGCGTTAGCTTCCCACCTGGCCTCGTTGCCAGTGTCCCATGTGCTTCTGCTGCATTCTCTCTTCCCGCTGCCTTCTCTCTGcagcttctctctctctctttcttctgtcattctttttcctcttttctctttctcttcttctttccaCAACAATGTTGCTCTGTCCTCTCAATTTCTCTCTCCTTTCCTCTAGGGTTACGTACATCCTCATACTTTGTCCATtcgctcctcctcctcctccgtcGACACACTGTCTCCCTCTCCTCTATCGGCTCCTTTTCTACCCAGCATCAGAGGTCCGCTTTCTTCCACTGGCCCTGGGATTCCCCTTTCGCCTCCTTCTGCTTCAAGTTCAGCCTCgctgttcccttttttttttttaataccatTTCTCCTCCACCGCCACACCTTCTTCCTCTCATTTATCTCTCAGCCTTTGGGAGGCCTTTCAATTCCATAGCAAGATCCTCGCCATCATCGGCATCTCTCACTGCCTTTCCTCCCTAGATCTCCAAACCCTCCGGACCCAGACCCTCGCCCTTTATAGGCTCGGCTCCTCCAGATCTCCAGACCATCCTTGCTTGGAGGAAACAGAGAAAGAGAACAATTAAAGCatcttccttttccctttttcctaaCCCTAAGCTGACCCGCCTTTCATCCCCGCCGCTCTTCTCACACTTCCTCTCCCTTTCCTGCCCTTTCTTCTCCCTATCCCATCTTACTACGTATAGTTTACTTCTTTATTCACCGGCACCCGAATTCGAGTATAATCCTCCTTTGCCGTCCAAAACAACCTGTGGGAAGTTGGATAAAggtttgccttttttttttcctcaatcgGTTTTTCATACTCTGTTGTCTTATCTTACGAGGTAATGGGTCTGGATTTGAAGCAGGTGCATCAACGATTGTAAGATTTTTCTTGGTTGGGTCTTGTCATCAGATGCGTAAAAGGAGAGATGGGGTTTAGTAGCTGTTTCAGTGCATTTGGTTCTTGCAAGGGACAAATAAAGCACATGTGCCATGAGGTAAGAACCAagaatatttcaatttttagtttAGGCTTGAATGGAGGTTTTTCTCAATTATTGCTAAATTTGAGCATGGTGATAATTTTGTTGATTGGATTTAACAGTTTACGAATAAGTAATTGAACCTGAATTTATGTTTCCCGATTTCCAATTTTCAACTCTAGATATTCCCTAGGCAATCACAACCTTCAAGCTTCTCATCATAACTATGCGTCCTTAGGAAACATCTGTTTTTTCTAACTTGATAAGTGGAGTCGATCCATGTATTCTTAAGGTAGCTATGTTACCCAGTTTAGAGTTGTTTGGTTCAGAAAAAGCTCCAAAGTCAGGTTTCAATTTGAGCTTAATCTAAGCGGGACATAAGTGCCTTTAGCGGCTCACAACTTAGATAACAGTTTCAGTTCAAAGATATAAGAacctgaattttttttgtgagaTTTATACTGCATATTTTAGGATGGGTGTTATGGTTTCATCTGAATAGTGCATATACTAATCTACAACTCTTTTCCATGATTTTGTATATGATCACTTCTGATTCTCTGGTTTTCTATCTGCTTCTGCATGGTTAGAGCTTGCTACCAGCAATGTTAGGCTATTCTCATACAACTCTTTGAGGTCAGCAACATGACACTTTCTCTCCTCAAACTAGAATAGGAGGCGGCAGTTTTGGAGTAGTATACAGGATATGATCAATCTTAGTTTGTGTGTCTGCATAAGTTTTACTTTTATGGCAACTTTGATTCGGAGAGTAATATAGAGGAGAGGAATGAGGAACTAAGCTATTATGGTACCTTACCAATATCATTCTTATGTTCGGTCCTCCTCAATTTGTTAGCTCTTCATAGAGGCTCTTATCCAGTTTTTTGTACTTTTACCTTCTTGCATCTCACCTTAAAATTACTTGTTAGAGAATGAAACATGGTGCAATGATATTGACATGTGTGTAATTCCTTATGAGCTGGTGGATTAAAACTTCTGTTGGCTATTGAATAAGATGAGTAAATTTCTTAtatcaagaattcaacaagaatgAAACAGGCAGACCTTGATAATTGTCTACTATATGATGGTTTATATGTGTAGATATGCATTCAAGTGTCATCGAAAATCTGGAGCTGGAAGGGACATTGTCTACCCCATTGAATTCAATTGCATTTCATCTTATATAAGTGGTGCATATACATTTATCCACAATAAAGAGATTATTGTTCAGCAGTCATTCATTGGAAGTTGGATTGTatggcctctttttttttttttcaagttttgtTAAGAAAGAAAATCAATGCTAAGATATTTCACTAGTGGAGCTGGATCTATTACAATTTTCTATTGATTGAATATCTTTAGCCTCTTCTTGTAATCTATCTCAAAACTGATTTAAATATGCAGCTATGGTACATTTGCTACTGGGGGTTGTGATGGTTATGTTAGTGTGTGGGATggaaacaacaaaaaaaggCTGTATCAGGTACTTTTTCCACACTGAATTTGAAATGTCTTCAACTTCATGCTGACAATGCTCACTTTAGTACAAACAtttatgtttttctttcttttcttcagtCTCATTCAACTTACAGTACTCAAAATACCCAGCAAGCCATGTTGAAGACGTTGAGGGAAAATAAGGACCGATTTGACTTAGTAATTAGGGATGTTCATATGCCTGACATGGATGGCTATAAGCTTTTGGAGCTTGTTGGACTTGAAATGGACCTTCCTGTCATGAGTAAGCAAACAAACTTTCTCTTCTATGTCATTCGAGAATGTTATGATTACTCCTTTCTGGAATGCATTTGGGAACAGGAAGCATGTCATTTACTTATCTGCATTATTTTGGCATTATTTGCTCAAATGCGTGAAGTAAGAACGTTTTACTATTTTGTCTTTCAAAATATATGCATATTGAGCATTTGGACATTATGTTATAGAAACCCTTTGATCATTCCATATGAATTTCTAATACTTCCTTGAATTCTGCCAGTGTTATCAGCAAACAGTGATCCCAAGCTTGTAATAAAAGGGGTCATGCATGGTGCATGTGACTTTGGTGAAACTTGTTCGAATTAAGGAGCTGAGGAATATTTGGCAACATGTTATCAGGAAAAAGAAGTTTGATACCAAGAAACAAGGCAAGTCTACTTATGAAGACAAGGCTGTTCAGGGAAATAGAGATGTCTGTCACGGGCATCAGAATACAGGTAACAGAGATCAGAATGGGAAACTTAATAAAAAGAGGAAGGATGAAGAAGATGAGAGTGAAGATGACGGACATGATCATGAAGATCCAGCAACACAGATCTAGCCTaactttgttattttgttactgGTATGGTTTCTTTTGGGCCTTATGCATCAAGAATTGCATGTTAATTATTCTATTCATGTATCTTCTATGGTCCTGTTCCACAACATCATGACATTGTTACTTTAtattgcattatcttgaaaGCAAGCTAATCTTTGCTTCCACAAATTTTACCTACAGGTTGATAATATGATTATTAGGAAGAGGATTCATGTTCGCGTAGAGCATGTTCAGCCTTCTCGATGCAATGAGGAAATCAAGCATAGAACAGAAAAAATGATGAATTGAAGGCTGCAGCAAAGGCAAGAGGTGAGGTCAACAACACTAAGAGGCAACCTGAAGGCCCCAAACCAGGTTTCATGGTAGAAGGTGCAACTTTGGAGACTGTAACTCCAATTCCATATAATGTGGTCGATCTCAAAGGGGGTTACTAAGTTTGTACTGTGCTGGAGTTCTCTCTGTTTGTTTATCGCTTAAACAATTGAAGACTAGAAAATCTGTTTTTCCTCTCATAGCCTTCAAATTAGTGCGGATTTGGTATTTTTGTAATATTAGTAGAGGCATTGGCCATTGAGTTTTGTGTTTAATGAAAGTAATGTTGGCAAAATGATGATGTGGTACCTGTTTCCACCAATTTTTGTTTACGTGCAATGTCAATTTTGTTGCCCGCCTTGAGTGTGTGTTTTCTACGCGGGATATGTCGTAGCTTCTGTGGAAACAAAGTTCTTTATACATACACTCAGAAGCGTTGTTGTCGTCTTTATAGAGTATTTTCAGAAACAAAGTTCTTTATACAAATGTGGATGGTGTATAATCTCCACAAGAATGAGTTAATTGAATGGCTGCCTGGGTTTTCTACTAGGAAAGATGAAGGTAAGTGTGGTAGGGAGACCAAAGAAATGGCTATGATGTCGTACATGAGACGTAGATACAATTTATTGTCATTTCTCTGCAAATGGTTTTCATATGCAAAACAAAGTATGGAACAGACATAACTCCATAGACTACCGGTTTAACTCCATAGACTACCTGTTTAAGGATCCATTCCTTTCAGATTTTACTAATAATTCGCATACTTTTTCTGCataaattacaatttttattacttcatatattttattttgcattgtATACAAAAGTGGATAGGGCATTTTACATTTCTATCGCGCGAAGCGCGTTTATGCCTCCTAGTAGTAAGAAAAGCATTATGAACATGTAAGGTAGAAATCAACGATATGGATATTAAAGCATTGAAATGGAGGAATCTTCATCGATCATATCAGAAAACGAATTATATGAGCCGTGTTTAGACTAACTTTGTACCGGTATTACTTGACATTCCGACAAGTGGTCATGGAAAGGAATGTGAACGTCGAGCCAAATAATCTGGTGGttagggttgcaaacgagtcgagtcgagtcgaattttggattaatcgagtcgagtctcgactaaattttaccaaattcgaactcgagctcgagcttgacaaGCCGGCAATttaaagctcgagctcgactcaactcgattcgagtcgaactcaaaaaaaaaataaaaaataattattttattttttaaaaaataaataaaataatatttttttaataaataataaaatattaaggatatatatgtaattttactattaaaagaagaaaataaaaatatatatatacttaaaataaaaaataaaaaataaaaaatattatatatatatacactcgagctcgaactcgcaagtctaacgagcttaatattttgagttcgagttcaagctcgatttcgactcgagccgctcgcgaacGGCTTGATTTGTTTGCAGCCTTAGGTGGGGATAACAAACTGATAATCTGGTGGGGATAACAAACTGATGCCACGTCCAAACCTGCCAAAAGCATTGCACCTCTATTATAGTATTATCCTTGTCGCCCCAACAATTTCGGAGACCAGGCATCTCAAAGTTGAGTTTTGTCTCTTACAAATTAGTTTACACGATTCTTATTACATTTAGTGTAAATTCGTCCCATAATGACTTGTCCTAGGTCACTAAAGACTTATTCTTGATTGATTACTTTAGCTATATATTTATGGATTCTGACGTTAGATAAtcagtttttgtgattttttttattttaattatacaaattttattttttattaaaaaaactaaaattcataatcaatcaaaaaaataaattttactaaTATTCTCATTATTCTCTATCGTCATTTTTTTAATCTTAAATCTGATTTTGTAATATCTGAAACGAAGCAGCATTAGTATGAATTTAATATTTTGGTTCCAATATCTTCGAATGTCCTCTTGAAGGAAGGGACAGTATTTTGGTTCAAATCAAATATATTCTCGTACTGGCAATAAGAGACGGTGCTCTTAGTCTTAACATTGATTCGGACTAAAACCAATCAACTTATTGGTAAGGTCGTAAGTGACCCGCATCCCTTGCTGCTGTATGTTCCCAATTATTGACACGCGTTCCGTAGTGCCGGTAAAAGCCAAACAATGCTTGCCTCTGGTATCAACACGAACCAAATAATTTGCAGGCCTCAGCGACAGCGTTTTGCCCCCGTGGAATTCAAACGACATCGTTGGATAGCCATCTTTGTGCTCAGATGATAGATCATAGCAAGTGTCAAATTTAACAAGACCATCGTCGAACCCACTCATGGGAGGCAAGGCTCGAGCGTACTTAACAAACGTATCGCGGAACGAGTTATAAACCTGAGTTGGGAACTCAGTTATCGTGGTGCCCGAGTCAATTATGATTCCCCCACCTCCATCTTGGTCTATTTGATAATCTGATGGCGGAATGGATACTTTTTCTCCATTAATAGTGACCCCCGTGAGTTCCACGTAATAATAAACCTGAATTATTGGGTTAATTATCAAGGGAACGAAGACTGAGTCCCCGGGTGGAGCTGAGTTAAACTCAAGACTCGAGGACGAGTTCGAGTCCATATCCACAAGGCAGTAGGAGAACGACGTGGCTCTAATTTGAGAAGGAAAGCCTACAGGGGTGCCCCCAAGGCCAAGTATCCCAGCTGCCCCACCAAACCCGCCCTGATTCGCATGCCCGCACCCGATGGCTACCTTATCAGCCGAACCCGAACCTCGAAACGACACCGTTTCGGTGGCGAATTCTCCCGTAGTACTGGAGTTATCTCCGTAGGACGCTTCATACGTACACGGGTCGGCTTTGCAATTTTGGTTCGTGCCCAGGGAGGTACACTCCTGCGATGCACAGGATAAAGGACCATAAGATGAAGACCCGAATGGGTCAAAGAACGGGTCGGATTGGTTAAAGCATGCATCGCAGGGCAGGCATTGGAGCCAGGTGATTTGGCTACCCGTATCGGCTATGAGGTGGAATTCTTTCACGGGTTGACCCACTCCGATCCAAGCTAAGTACCCTCCCTCAGAATGAGTCAGTGGAGCTTCGAGGTCCTCCGGCTGGACTTGTACGTCCCATTTAACAGCATGAGGGTGGTTGAAGCTAGAGACAGCCCGTTCGATGTTGGAGTTGATCAGAGGCGGAGGGAAGGGGGGGCCAGGGGGGGCAACCGCCCCCTctccaattgttaaaaaaaaaattctaagtaaaaaaatttttattatattgttttgccccccaaatattgataaaaattttcactttgccccccctccaattgttataaaaaaaattctaagtaaaataatttttattatattgtttgcCCCCCCCAgaatattgataaaaaatttcactttgcccCCTCTCAAGGACTCAAACAATAATATTTTAAAGTTATTTGGACCAAGTCCAAATAACAGAGACTCGCCCCCCCTAATTGCAATTCCTAACTCCGCCACTGGAGTTGATGACCTTGGCTCGGGCTCGGTCACTCGCGAGTCGGGAGAGTACGAGGTCGGAGTAGTTGTCGTATGGCGGCTTTATGATGGAGGAATGAGGATGTAGGGAGAGTGACAAGACGGAGGAGGTTGAGCTAGGCTGAGTTTTTTCTGTTGAGAAGAGTTGAAGCCTCTTGAAAACTGAAGCAGAGACAACTTGAGGTGAAAAAGGACTGAGGGTTAAGGAGAAGAAGGAGAGGATGATGAAGATGTTAACGGAAGGAAATGGCCTTTGACCTTCTCGAGCCATGTTTGTGGTTTTGGTGATGAGAAGTTTGGGAGATGAGCATGGGTTTATATGCACGTCGATCTGCATGGAGGGGTTGGTA
It includes:
- the LOC113738800 gene encoding two-component response regulator ARR10-like isoform X2 yields the protein MSYGTFATGGCDGYVSVWDGNNKKRLYQSHSTYSTQNTQQAMLKTLRENKDRFDLVIRDVHMPDMDGYKLLELVGLEMDLPVMMLSANSDPKLVIKGVMHGACDFGETCSN
- the LOC140005046 gene encoding protein ASPARTIC PROTEASE IN GUARD CELL 1-like; protein product: MAREGQRPFPSVNIFIILSFFSLTLSPFSPQVVSASVFKRLQLFSTEKTQPSSTSSVLSLSLHPHSSIIKPPYDNYSDLECTSLGTNQNCKADPCTYEASYGDNSSTTGEFATETVSFRGSGSADKVAIGCGHANQGGFGGAAGILGLGGTPVGFPSQIRATSFSYCLVDMDSNSSSSLEFNSAPPGDSVFVPLIINPIIQVYYYVELTGVTINGEKVSIPPSDYQIDQDGGGGIIIDSGTTITEFPTQVYNSFRDTFVKYARALPPMSGFDDGLVKFDTCYDLSSEHKDGYPTMSFEFHGGKTLSLRPANYLVRVDTRGKHCLAFTGTTERVSIIGNIQQQGMRVTYDLTNKLIGFSPNQC
- the LOC113738800 gene encoding uncharacterized protein isoform X1, which encodes MSYGTFATGGCDGYVSVWDGNNKKRLYQSHSTYSTQNTQQAMLKTLRENKDRFDLVIRDVHMPDMDGYKLLELVGLEMDLPVMRKRSLIPRNKASLLMKTRLFREIEMSVTGIRIQVTEIRMGNLIKRGRMKKMRVKMTDMIMKIQQHRSSLTLLFCYWLII